Within the Medicago truncatula cultivar Jemalong A17 chromosome 4, MtrunA17r5.0-ANR, whole genome shotgun sequence genome, the region TTGGTTTAAAGAAAgatgatttttaataaaatacttataatcTATTTAGTTTAGTGTCAATTAGAAATAAATTTGACTTGTTTTAACTTTATAGAGTACAACTTTTATGAATAATTATTGTTCGATTTTATTTTCTACGTTAttgtttcattaaatataagtaaaaattattgtaaatttattttacatattaattatacttaatatattaatttttaaaatatattttatttcttatttatatTTGGCCTCTACGTAAAAATTGTGCTAGCTTCAGTTAAGATAgttaaaaaagacaaatattaagttaaaaaaaacactttatactttttaaaaaattgattatacaaattaaaatacaatacTACAATATCATCCCAAGACATTAGTTAGTATTTCCCCGTATAATATAGTAGTTATCAATAGACAATTTGCTCGCGGCAATTGATTTGGTGACCTTGCTTGCCTCGTGTGAACACTTTTGCTTTGCTAAACAAATACCCCTTTGTTTCTCCACTAGTATCATCATCATTACACAAATCCCCAACTTATCCACTGGGTATGTTTCTCAAACTCAAACCTTgtggtttttcttcttctttttcttgcatGTGCTTTTTTAAGCATTTCACTATTTGTTGGCGAGAATTCCACGAAAAACTGTTCCCCCTTCACTAGTTTTCTCTTGTATTACATTCAAGGCCTAAATAAAGAAACATTAATAACCAAAGTTGCAAGAAAggttcatttattaaataatggACTTTGAGCATGAAGAGTTCTTTAACCAAGAATGGAAAGCCGATGGAAATTCTGTGACAGAGACAGAGAAAGAGAATATTGACAATTGTTTTGATTGCCACATCTGCTTAGATTTTGCACACGAACCAGTAGTAACCTTATGTGGCCACCTTTTCTGTTGGTCTTGCATCTACAAATGGCTCTTTGTGCAAAGGGCTTCACTTGCACCTGATGAGCATCCACAGTGTCCAGTTTGCAAGCATGATATATCTCACACCAAAATGGTCCCTCTCTATGGAAGAGGCCAGACTCTATCTTCTCGACGCGGCCGCAACAGGAAGGCTACTCTTGAAGATATTTCTATACCACCAAGACCACCTGCTTCAGAGATTCAATCTCTACTGGAAACGCGAACATCACCTCAAAGTGATCAACAAGAACAAGAGAATGATGATACATCACAAGTGCAGAATCTTGATACCTTAGTGACACCGGTAATCCCTCGCTATATGTTTGGCAACTATGAAGATTTACATCTTATGGTGGCAAACAAATCATtgaacaaaatttctttttttttctttttatgcttTGTCATGTGTTTGATTCTTTTCTGAGCTAGCAATTGAGTTTATTACACATTATTTAAGCTTAATCTATTGTTCAAAGTCACTTTCTGGGAATATTTTACCTTATTGCATAAACATTTTGTAATTCAAAGTTTCGTAAAGAGTAAGATAAACGTCTCCTAGGAAGGAGTGGGCCTATCCAGGGTCCTGAATTCAACCACGTCTGTTTGGGAAACtcaaaaaaagagcttttaacttatagcttataagctcgtttgacaaaaaaaaatctgtttggtaacactttttcaccatgagcttatagcttatttcacgagcttataagctatttttcagaagctattccaaatagcgtttgagcttataacatatagcttctcactttttcttccaattttacccttattatttcatttaaattgtatttttatccattataatttttataataagctacataataaagactactatcccgttattccaatttttgtatatatatcagctgacctttttttcttttctttttttgaaaaaatatataccttcgttttttttttacgaaacaaaatactattattctattagtgttactttttatttttatttttttgaggtaagtgttattttctttattctctattattagtattactctattagtgctacctttttttttgtttttgaggtaaatgttattttctttataaagtagaaacacttaaatgataataaatataagataaaattttagtgaataaaatttaatttaatttataatacataggatatattaaattaataaatttaaagtatttttttaaagaaaaattagtttacaaaattacaaatacttaaattaatgatataatttttattatgaattaagaataccctttatgtcattttacatttatcagctagttgaaccgctatttttaccaaacacttcagttagcttatcagctaaaagctatcagctatttttatcaaacagaaCCCACGTTACATGTGCAACTTGAACTGTACTTTTCTATGAGGTAGTCCTAGGttagacaaataaaaaataataattatttaggCACAtgcaacaatgaaaaaaaattcttacatttcaataaatgtttctAAAATCCCTAAAATAATAAGGACTTATCTTTAAAGTCACGCAAAATGTAGGggctaaaaacatatttaaccttaaaataattGGGATCCGCTAACTGTCACAGCAGTATTCCGTTAAAGAATTAACAACATGGATTAATTTTGATAACGGAGATAAaaatttgaggattttaaaaactTTAATGAAATGTAAGGATTATTCTTCAATGGGGCGCGAAATGtaaggattaaaaatatatttaatcttaatgaaataaaaaaaaagtaaattatgtaatgaattttttattttttttatactttttaggGTGTTTAGGAAAAATATGGGGATTTtagaaaaagtataaaatatcaTGAATAAATAACGTGCAACTTTAAATAAACGGGGTTATAGGATATCAATTTAAAGGATGCACATTGAAATTATCATGTTGTGTATAGAGGCGTAGCCATAATCATGTTTCCAATTATAATGTTTGTTGTTAAGCTTTTGCTAATACGATAACCATgggcaaaaaaattataagatcgGCTCTAGAAAGAATAAGAAAAGCAAAAATAAGGTATATTGTGCTTGATAATTTATATTCCCACCATACCGTTTTCTCGCACACCCAccaaaattctcaaaacaacttcattcaaattatataatcctaatatttttttgcaagattttagattttataatctgaattctgtcaaaattcaaattataattGATATGAAAGTCTTTGTTGGTCATTGTACCATCCTTATAAAAATTGCTCaataattttgaagaaaatatgaatGGAATGATCAATAACGACAATGATATTATAACTTGCTTCCAAATGAAAACTAAGAAGAAAAATACAgtgaaaaaaagaatgaaaaatgaatgaaaatgttgaaaaatgtaGGCATTGGCGGTTCCATATAGGGGTGAGGATATGCGGCTACACACCCTAGATTTCTAAAATGTATCCCTATCTTGGTTTATTATAGTTTGCACCGTgatattattatagtttttattaatccttaacatttttgaattaaaattaattgaagGGACTAAATTGTGTAAcgaaaattaacttaaaatgtTAATATAGAACAAATTTTAATCATAGGACCAAAGTgatattaattaaatagttaagagatcaaaataataatttagccTTTCATATGacaacaattttctcttttctctcggATTACGCTTAGAGTGTGTTTAGATGGtgaaatgttttgagggaatgtattgttttgagggaattcaaatactttggggtgaattccattgtttggataataatttgaagcattttcaaaatgatggaaatttatgaagtattttgttcaagttaaatttagagaatttcaaatgacacctaaaaactaagaatttcaaatttcttcattattgttatttttcatattttgcattttggtcctcaaattttccaaaaatttcaaattgaccccaataaatttccaaaaaattgcaaattggtccctcaaaattttcaaagattataatttgacccctcaattttttgaaatttacattttgacccctaatttcaatttcaaatttggcccaaaaaaataaaaatttataaaagttgcccaaaaatgatgacaatgatttttttttattacttcatccaaacaaaagaattgagaaatgaaagtaatttaattgaatcatttaaattgcctagaattctaaattctttaaaatttctcaattacatcatccaaacacactcttagagttttcttatttattttcttttatttaagtCTCTCTAATAACTCAAAAAAAGTTTCTCtaacaaaaaccaaaatgatGCTAGAGATCAATCGCTTCTCCTATAAATCATTGTGTGATGCATCTACCATTGTGCAAAATTCCAACATGAGAATATGTTTTGGAAGTACCACATATATTATTAGTAActaatattgttttattaacATGCCcatttataagttattttttctttcttatgtCTCTTATACTGTCTCTAACCATTCtctatgttttaaaataaatttcattttaacacATAAAAATGTTCTAAAATAAACATTGTTTTGCCTTTTCAATgtgatatcattttttttcttcaattctacTCTTCACATGATATTGTCTAtgataatttcaaatattatattttactatACATTTTGACTTTGTGAATTGCatcattctttaatttatttatcatttctcttaatccAGGTGAATAGAACCTAAGACGACAGTTAGAACGGATGAAGT harbors:
- the LOC25493170 gene encoding E3 ubiquitin-protein ligase RMA3 yields the protein MDFEHEEFFNQEWKADGNSVTETEKENIDNCFDCHICLDFAHEPVVTLCGHLFCWSCIYKWLFVQRASLAPDEHPQCPVCKHDISHTKMVPLYGRGQTLSSRRGRNRKATLEDISIPPRPPASEIQSLLETRTSPQSDQQEQENDDTSQVQNLDTLVTPVIPRYMFGNYEDLHLMVANKSLNKISFFFFLCFVMCLILF